The nucleotide window AATGGGAAGGAAGTATTTTAGATGGCTTGTTTCAACAAAAAAAATGGCAATGGTTTTTGAATTTGATATTGACTTTAAATATGATCTTCGAAGCCCAGATTTTTTAATTAAACAAGAAAATGGCGGGTCTTTTTATTTAAAAATGCCTAAATGTTTTTATGAAATCCATATTAGGGATATTAATTTTTATGATGAGCAAAATGCAAAATTTCTTCCTTGGTTGCTTCCTGACCTTTTGAATAGAGCCTTTGGAATGGGTTTTGATGAGGCTGATAGGAATCGTCTGAAAGAAGAAGCAAAACAACAGGCGGCTCAAATTGCTAAAAACCTTGTCCAAAAAATTCGTTCTGAAGTTCAGGCATCTGCTAAAAAAACCTTAGAAATTTTAGTTAAAGGTTTTGGTGCACAACACATCAGTATCGATTTTAGT belongs to Nitrospiria bacterium and includes:
- a CDS encoding DUF4230 domain-containing protein, translated to MVLGMGIFGFFWFRFRPKTLGRASSLNVYSTIEELRSVGELVVFKLITKEIVTTAEHWFGEMGRKYFRWLVSTKKMAMVFEFDIDFKYDLRSPDFLIKQENGGSFYLKMPKCFYEIHIRDINFYDEQNAKFLPWLLPDLLNRAFGMGFDEADRNRLKEEAKQQAAQIAKNLVQKIRSEVQASAKKTLEILVKGFGAQHISIDFSDAELVQVKVEAPLLEKGIRPSLEEK